A stretch of the Luteolibacter arcticus genome encodes the following:
- a CDS encoding MBG domain-containing protein, with amino-acid sequence MPLALLLALLAGVFVAVVRQPGSRERVEMGATKSGIRAGASSGGIAPDSELTNEASSPTPGGLTPRPWQSLREALAAPQSALDLSPAELDARKQAALDEVLVAIDALPGLSRAEGDRLARYAGQLATSATPRVQCWSQDTPPEIVQAYLMAEQKIAAASSFGVQALQGTRRWSRTATDGTSQSAQGLPVTLTWSIVPDGTPITASDSGDTSDPSNLRARMAAIYGGSAAGDPATQPWFPVFQAVFDNLAAISGLRFIYEPNDDGVTIDGSSSSSDWGSAGIRGDIRISGHAIDGNSNTLAYAYYPDNGDVVIDTNDNYIATISNNSIRLRNIMEHEIGHSLGLAHVCPVNQTKLMEPFINLGFRGCQFDDIYSTQRRYGDPLEVHDGVRNNDTTANATPLALTGGTQASWQWLSIDDNGDTDFYSFPATDTQQVTVRIIPSDPILPADPVTDTYLDGAQNSDGTCTAGTAFDPTTQQDLILDLLAANGTTVLASAPVQGAGLTEQITNFRFATNGTHLIRVRGGSNDRAQLYRMEVLLEVAPPTPEMTVTSLRLDAESNSGANGVPDPGETLRLGITLTNGGDLAASALTATLSAPADSTVFDATASFGTLAPGESGEGLFTVALAGVAGQVINLQLTVNATGYSAVLPLSVTLGAGISGGALEEHFDASSSLPAGWTQSVSGAGSPWVVSSNRSNSAPNSMFSPSVTSNGEALLMAPSVTVGPGGGLLEFSHRYLLELSRDGGVVEASRNGGAFFDLLNSDATVQAGDYSGSIVSNSSSAIRGREAWTGSAASFITTRVKLPAAWAGESIVFRWRLVHNSSTIVTGWNVDDVKFWSLAVSDPFRPHLSLTASGESLSEASPSSTVMLVLSTPLPLVQDETVTLEVSGAASSGDVGGPISLTLPAGETSVTAEVGAVLDSLVEGPESLVLSLPPADLNFVAMEPSSVAIEIADAVVETAILQLSGLLAYYDGTAKSATVVIQPGGVEFSVTYNGSTTLPVNAGSYAVVVTVTRPGYIGSASGTLVIVSAYTAWIETFVDPQDPLAAASADLDGDGWDNAGEYTFGANPNDPTSLPLLQPVVTPGTMQLLIPPAPLGMSRFVETSTDLETWTQDGVTEIPGGYEVPRSEIPRFLRVVYEVVN; translated from the coding sequence ATGCCTTTGGCGCTCCTGCTGGCCTTGCTGGCCGGGGTCTTCGTGGCAGTGGTGCGTCAGCCGGGATCACGGGAGAGGGTGGAGATGGGCGCAACCAAATCGGGGATCCGGGCGGGGGCCTCTTCCGGCGGGATTGCTCCCGACTCTGAACTTACGAACGAGGCATCGTCGCCCACGCCCGGTGGCCTCACGCCGCGTCCGTGGCAGTCGCTTCGGGAGGCCTTGGCCGCGCCGCAGTCCGCCTTGGACCTTTCACCCGCGGAGCTGGACGCCCGCAAGCAAGCGGCGCTCGATGAGGTGCTGGTGGCCATCGACGCGCTCCCCGGATTGTCGCGGGCGGAGGGCGACCGCCTCGCCCGCTACGCTGGCCAGCTTGCCACCTCCGCTACGCCGCGGGTCCAGTGCTGGTCGCAAGACACGCCGCCGGAAATCGTCCAAGCCTATCTGATGGCGGAGCAGAAGATCGCGGCGGCCAGCAGTTTCGGGGTTCAGGCGCTGCAGGGGACCCGGCGCTGGTCTCGCACCGCCACCGACGGCACCAGTCAGAGCGCCCAAGGCCTGCCGGTGACCTTGACCTGGAGCATCGTCCCCGATGGCACGCCGATCACCGCGAGCGATTCGGGCGACACGTCCGATCCCAGCAACCTGCGCGCGCGGATGGCGGCCATCTATGGCGGCAGCGCCGCGGGCGATCCCGCCACCCAGCCATGGTTCCCGGTGTTCCAAGCGGTTTTCGACAATCTGGCCGCGATCTCCGGCTTGCGCTTCATTTACGAGCCGAACGATGACGGCGTGACCATCGATGGTTCTTCCTCAAGCTCGGATTGGGGCAGTGCCGGCATCCGTGGCGACATCCGCATCAGCGGACACGCGATCGATGGCAACAGCAACACGCTCGCCTACGCCTACTACCCGGACAACGGCGACGTGGTGATCGATACCAACGACAACTACATCGCCACCATCAGCAACAACTCGATCCGGCTGCGAAACATCATGGAGCACGAGATCGGGCACTCGCTCGGTCTCGCCCACGTCTGCCCGGTCAACCAGACGAAGCTGATGGAGCCCTTCATCAACCTCGGCTTCCGCGGCTGTCAGTTCGACGACATCTACTCCACCCAGCGGAGGTATGGCGACCCGCTGGAGGTTCACGATGGCGTCCGTAACAACGATACCACTGCCAACGCCACGCCGCTCGCGCTGACCGGCGGGACGCAAGCGTCATGGCAATGGCTGAGCATCGACGACAACGGTGACACCGACTTCTACTCCTTTCCCGCCACGGACACCCAGCAGGTGACCGTCCGGATCATTCCCTCAGATCCGATTCTCCCTGCGGATCCGGTGACCGACACGTATCTGGACGGGGCCCAGAACTCCGACGGCACGTGCACCGCCGGCACCGCATTTGATCCGACCACCCAGCAGGACCTCATCCTCGATCTGTTGGCGGCCAATGGCACCACGGTGCTGGCGTCCGCTCCAGTGCAGGGAGCGGGATTGACCGAGCAGATCACCAACTTCCGCTTTGCGACGAACGGCACCCATCTCATCCGGGTCCGCGGCGGCTCCAATGACCGCGCACAACTCTACCGGATGGAAGTCCTGCTGGAGGTGGCCCCGCCGACGCCGGAGATGACCGTCACTTCCCTCCGCCTCGATGCCGAGTCAAACAGCGGCGCGAACGGGGTGCCCGATCCGGGCGAAACCCTCCGGCTCGGCATCACGCTCACCAATGGCGGCGATCTGGCGGCATCGGCTCTCACTGCCACGCTTTCCGCGCCGGCGGACTCGACGGTTTTCGACGCGACGGCGAGTTTCGGCACGCTGGCTCCGGGCGAGTCGGGTGAAGGTCTCTTCACCGTCGCGCTGGCGGGTGTCGCAGGGCAGGTGATCAATCTGCAGCTCACCGTGAATGCCACCGGCTACTCGGCGGTATTGCCGCTGTCGGTGACCTTGGGGGCAGGGATCTCCGGGGGGGCACTCGAGGAGCATTTCGATGCTTCATCCAGTCTGCCGGCTGGCTGGACCCAATCGGTTTCCGGAGCCGGCAGTCCCTGGGTTGTTTCATCCAATCGCTCTAACAGCGCTCCCAACTCGATGTTCTCACCCTCGGTTACAAGCAACGGTGAGGCGCTCCTGATGGCTCCCTCCGTGACGGTCGGCCCGGGTGGGGGCCTGCTGGAATTTTCCCACCGGTATCTGTTGGAGTTGTCGCGGGACGGGGGCGTTGTGGAGGCCTCGCGCAATGGCGGTGCCTTTTTCGACTTGCTCAACTCCGACGCCACGGTCCAGGCCGGCGACTACAGCGGCAGCATCGTCTCAAACTCTAGCTCGGCGATCCGCGGGCGCGAGGCGTGGACCGGCAGCGCCGCCAGCTTCATCACCACCCGCGTCAAGCTGCCCGCGGCTTGGGCCGGCGAAAGCATCGTCTTCCGCTGGCGACTCGTGCACAACAGCAGCACCATCGTGACCGGCTGGAATGTCGATGACGTGAAGTTCTGGTCGCTCGCGGTCTCGGATCCTTTCCGTCCGCATCTTTCTCTAACAGCATCCGGAGAGTCGCTGTCGGAGGCCTCGCCGTCATCGACCGTCATGCTTGTCCTCTCGACGCCTCTGCCGCTCGTGCAAGATGAGACCGTCACGCTGGAGGTCTCCGGCGCTGCGAGTTCCGGTGATGTCGGTGGTCCGATCTCGCTCACCTTGCCTGCGGGGGAGACTAGCGTCACGGCCGAGGTGGGTGCGGTGCTCGACTCCCTTGTGGAAGGCCCGGAGTCGCTGGTGCTGTCCCTGCCGCCTGCCGATCTGAATTTCGTCGCGATGGAGCCATCCTCCGTAGCGATCGAGATCGCCGATGCTGTTGTCGAAACGGCGATCCTCCAATTGTCCGGGCTGCTTGCCTACTATGACGGCACCGCGAAATCCGCCACTGTTGTTATCCAACCTGGCGGAGTCGAGTTTTCGGTTACCTATAACGGTTCGACGACCTTGCCGGTCAACGCCGGCAGCTATGCAGTCGTTGTTACCGTGACCCGGCCCGGCTACATCGGTAGTGCGAGCGGCACCCTGGTGATCGTCTCCGCCTACACCGCGTGGATCGAGACCTTCGTTGATCCGCAGGACCCCTTGGCCGCAGCTTCCGCTGACCTTGATGGAGACGGATGGGACAATGCCGGTGAATACACGTTCGGCGCGAATCCGAATGATCCGACTTCCCTGCCCCTGCTCCAGCCGGTGGTGACGCCGGGGACGATGCAACTGCTGATTCCTCCTGCGCCGCTTGGAATGTCGCGTTTCGTGGAAACCTCCACCGATCTTGAAACGTGGACCCAGGATGGCGTGACGGAGATTCCGGGTGGCTATGAGGTTCCGAGGAGCGAGATACCGCGCTTTCTCCGGGTGGTCTACGAGGTGGTGAACTGA
- a CDS encoding MFS transporter — MSNSVSDPSTAPNAKRLLWAGFMAILAAGVGFSVRGGILGQWANQFGFTMTELGTITGGGLAGFGLIIIIFSLFADKVGYGKLMFLALILHFVSAVLTLAAPAFFASGGKDAAYWCLFAAMFIFAIGNGVCEAVVNPLTATLFPKQQTHYLNILHAGWPAGLVLGSVASAFMAARTDDAGTVVSAAVDWRIQMSLFLIPVLIYGAMIIGQKFPKSHAAQAGVTIGEMVKTLFFPLMILLLVIHALVGYVELGTDSWISKITGSIMASPTKGLILFSYTSLLMFILRFFAGPIVHRISPIGLLLVSAILGFVGLQLLGSATSVMLCVVAATVYACGKTFLWPTMLAVVSERFPKGGAVAIGMIGGVGMLSAGLIGGPAIGFKQDYYASEKLQETSKESYERYKAGKENTFMGIKTVGLDGAKVGVLDDGGKELARADELLTQQGKKDPNHEALVKWWNEAKPTAEADKKEVTGAGLHGGRMALKLTSFVPALMAVLYLGMLLYFRSIGGYQALQISGEQASGGTKGPAEY; from the coding sequence ATGAGCAATTCAGTTAGTGATCCATCCACGGCGCCCAACGCCAAACGGCTCCTGTGGGCCGGCTTCATGGCGATCCTCGCTGCCGGCGTCGGCTTTTCCGTACGCGGCGGCATCCTCGGCCAATGGGCCAATCAGTTCGGCTTCACGATGACCGAACTTGGAACGATCACGGGTGGTGGTTTGGCCGGTTTCGGCCTCATCATCATCATCTTCAGCTTGTTTGCCGACAAGGTCGGATACGGCAAGCTGATGTTCCTGGCGCTCATCCTACACTTCGTGTCGGCCGTTCTCACCTTGGCCGCGCCTGCCTTCTTCGCCTCCGGCGGAAAGGATGCCGCCTACTGGTGCCTATTCGCGGCTATGTTCATCTTCGCCATTGGCAACGGTGTTTGCGAAGCCGTCGTCAACCCGCTCACCGCGACGCTGTTCCCGAAACAGCAGACCCACTACCTGAACATCCTCCACGCCGGCTGGCCTGCGGGTCTTGTGCTCGGCAGTGTGGCGTCCGCATTCATGGCGGCTCGTACGGATGACGCGGGCACTGTGGTCTCGGCCGCAGTCGACTGGCGCATCCAGATGAGCCTGTTCCTCATCCCGGTTCTCATCTACGGGGCGATGATCATTGGCCAGAAGTTCCCGAAGTCCCATGCCGCCCAAGCCGGCGTTACCATCGGGGAGATGGTGAAGACCCTGTTCTTCCCGCTGATGATCCTGCTTCTGGTGATCCACGCCCTCGTCGGATACGTGGAACTCGGCACCGACTCGTGGATCAGCAAGATCACCGGCTCTATCATGGCCAGCCCAACGAAGGGCCTGATCCTCTTCTCTTACACATCATTGCTGATGTTCATCCTCCGGTTCTTTGCCGGTCCGATCGTTCATCGCATTTCTCCGATCGGCTTGTTGCTGGTCAGTGCCATCCTCGGCTTCGTCGGGCTCCAGTTGCTCGGCTCGGCCACCAGCGTCATGCTTTGCGTGGTCGCCGCCACGGTCTATGCCTGCGGCAAGACCTTCCTCTGGCCCACGATGCTGGCCGTGGTTTCCGAGCGCTTCCCGAAGGGTGGAGCCGTTGCCATCGGTATGATCGGTGGCGTGGGAATGCTTTCCGCCGGCTTGATCGGCGGTCCCGCGATCGGCTTCAAGCAGGACTACTACGCCTCCGAGAAGCTCCAGGAGACTTCGAAGGAGTCGTATGAGCGCTACAAGGCCGGCAAGGAAAACACTTTCATGGGCATCAAGACCGTCGGTCTGGATGGTGCGAAGGTTGGCGTGCTGGATGACGGCGGCAAGGAACTGGCACGAGCCGACGAACTCTTGACCCAGCAAGGCAAGAAGGACCCCAACCACGAGGCCTTGGTCAAGTGGTGGAATGAGGCCAAGCCGACTGCTGAAGCTGACAAGAAGGAAGTGACGGGAGCTGGTCTTCATGGCGGCCGCATGGCTCTCAAGCTGACCTCGTTCGTTCCCGCCTTGATGGCGGTGCTCTATCTCGGCATGCTGCTCTACTTCCGCTCGATCGGCGGTTATCAGGCGCTGCAGATCTCAGGCGAGCAGGCCTCAGGCGGCACCAAAGGCCCGGCCGAGTACTGA
- a CDS encoding inner membrane CreD family protein produces the protein MKSNRPMKSSNLLLSAVIVACTCLAWILLGTAISKRTFVSTAEMQREVAGVWGPALVQSHPDAFYFTPNAPAGRAAVLPSSTKVAVRLDSQPKRRGLLWHRTYEVDFSADYAFTNPTRIPQTLYLRFPLPADSAGLHGFVFQAGDETASATAAEDGIVTRAVVVPAGETVPLKVAYRTRGTDSWNYRFPDARRITGFDLRMRVNFADIDFPFGTGSPDERAQDDAGWNLAWVYPDVLSAPAIGMDMPKLLNAGPVAQRIVNFAPVSLLFFVTVLLIVAALKGIPLHPMHVFFVSAGFFSFHLLFAYLVDLMPPFASFGVATVVSLLLVAGYLRAVGGKLLFGVAVPAQVVYLALFSLSFFFDGLTGITLAVVSVLTLALLMILTARIDWREVFGGAGKAA, from the coding sequence GTGAAATCGAACCGTCCCATGAAATCTTCCAATCTCTTGCTGTCCGCCGTCATCGTCGCCTGCACTTGCCTCGCATGGATTCTGCTCGGGACCGCGATCTCGAAGCGCACCTTCGTTTCCACTGCGGAGATGCAGCGCGAGGTCGCCGGGGTCTGGGGCCCGGCGCTGGTCCAGTCGCACCCGGATGCCTTCTACTTCACTCCGAATGCCCCGGCTGGTCGGGCTGCCGTGCTGCCATCCAGCACCAAGGTCGCGGTCCGGCTCGACTCCCAGCCGAAGCGCCGCGGGCTGCTGTGGCATCGCACCTATGAGGTCGATTTCAGTGCCGACTACGCCTTCACGAATCCGACCCGCATTCCGCAGACTCTCTACCTGCGCTTCCCGCTGCCGGCGGATAGCGCTGGCTTGCACGGGTTTGTTTTTCAGGCCGGGGATGAAACGGCATCCGCGACTGCGGCGGAGGACGGCATCGTCACCCGGGCCGTCGTGGTCCCGGCCGGGGAAACCGTGCCGCTGAAGGTCGCCTACCGCACCCGCGGGACGGATTCGTGGAACTACCGGTTTCCCGATGCCCGCCGTATCACCGGCTTCGATCTGCGGATGCGGGTGAATTTCGCCGACATTGACTTCCCCTTTGGCACCGGCTCGCCGGACGAGCGCGCGCAGGACGACGCCGGCTGGAATCTCGCCTGGGTCTATCCTGACGTGCTGTCCGCGCCGGCGATCGGCATGGACATGCCGAAGCTGCTGAATGCCGGGCCGGTCGCCCAGCGGATCGTGAACTTCGCGCCGGTCTCGCTGCTGTTTTTCGTGACCGTGCTGCTGATCGTGGCCGCGCTGAAGGGCATCCCGCTGCACCCGATGCATGTGTTTTTCGTCAGCGCGGGCTTCTTCTCCTTCCATCTGCTGTTCGCCTATCTGGTCGATCTGATGCCGCCCTTCGCTAGCTTCGGCGTCGCCACCGTGGTCTCGCTGCTGCTGGTGGCCGGCTACCTGCGGGCGGTCGGCGGCAAGCTCCTATTCGGCGTGGCGGTGCCGGCGCAAGTCGTTTACCTCGCGCTATTCAGCCTGTCGTTCTTCTTCGACGGGCTAACCGGGATCACCCTCGCGGTGGTCTCGGTGCTGACCTTGGCCCTGCTGATGATCCTGACCGCGCGGATTGACTGGCGGGAAGTGTTTGGCGGTGCGGGAAAGGCTGCCTGA
- a CDS encoding winged helix-turn-helix transcriptional regulator, with product MKAARDYSPKIDPLRDHCPVRAAIDVLSGRWKPSILWELKAEARRYSDLQGALPGISAQALTLQLRQLESDGIVLRTVYAEIPARVEYSLTDHGRSLSQVMDELERWGARHLEREGKQACICR from the coding sequence ATGAAAGCCGCGCGCGACTACTCGCCGAAAATCGACCCCCTGCGCGACCACTGCCCCGTCCGCGCTGCCATCGATGTCCTCAGCGGCCGCTGGAAACCCTCGATCCTTTGGGAGCTGAAAGCAGAGGCCCGCCGCTACTCGGACCTCCAAGGCGCCCTTCCCGGCATCAGTGCCCAAGCGCTCACCCTCCAGCTCCGTCAGCTCGAGTCGGACGGCATCGTGCTCCGCACCGTCTACGCCGAGATTCCTGCCCGCGTGGAATACTCCCTCACCGACCACGGCCGCTCCCTTTCGCAGGTCATGGACGAGCTCGAACGCTGGGGAGCCCGCCACCTCGAGCGCGAGGGCAAGCAGGCCTGCATCTGCCGTTAG
- a CDS encoding FMN-dependent NADH-azoreductase → MKTLLVIDSSARSHRSTTRALTSRFADAWKSRFGESSVIHRDLGANPPRPVDDAWIAAAFAKDVKGTPAALAESETFIDEILSADVIVIGAPMYNFGMPASLKAYLDQIVRVGRTFDFGESHENPYLPLIPSKPVVAITSKGSGDYEPGGPMESLNFLEPHLATVLGFIGLGDISYAKVAREEYKDEEWKRMVAEAEVTVDQLATKLAAD, encoded by the coding sequence ATGAAAACGCTACTCGTCATCGACTCCAGTGCCCGCTCCCACCGCTCCACCACCCGCGCCCTGACCAGCCGCTTCGCCGACGCCTGGAAATCCCGCTTTGGGGAAAGCTCCGTCATTCATCGCGATCTCGGTGCGAATCCACCACGCCCTGTCGATGATGCATGGATCGCCGCCGCCTTCGCCAAGGACGTCAAAGGAACACCCGCCGCCCTCGCGGAGAGCGAAACCTTCATCGACGAGATCCTAAGCGCCGATGTGATCGTGATCGGCGCACCGATGTACAACTTCGGCATGCCCGCTTCGCTCAAGGCTTACCTCGATCAGATCGTCCGGGTCGGCCGCACCTTCGACTTCGGCGAGTCGCACGAGAATCCCTACCTCCCCCTCATCCCGTCCAAGCCCGTCGTCGCCATCACCTCGAAGGGCTCCGGCGACTACGAACCCGGCGGCCCCATGGAGTCGCTGAACTTCCTCGAACCCCACCTCGCCACCGTCCTCGGCTTCATCGGCCTGGGCGATATCAGCTACGCAAAGGTCGCCCGCGAGGAATACAAGGACGAGGAATGGAAGCGCATGGTCGCCGAGGCGGAAGTCACCGTCGACCAACTCGCCACGAAGCTGGCTGCCGATTAA
- a CDS encoding NUDIX hydrolase, with protein MHRQSLLDQLTAYAAKHPEEAETVSQFIDFVASESDCFERSLAAGHVTGSAWIVSADGTQVLLTHHAKLDRWLQLGGHADGDSDVLAVALKEACEESGLKDFEPVGEGIFDLDIHPIPARKSDPEHLHYDVRYLLRATGNTDYIVSDESHDLRWVPLNDVAALSNEESMLRMVRKCGLRLP; from the coding sequence ATGCACCGCCAGTCCCTGCTCGACCAGCTCACCGCCTATGCCGCGAAGCATCCGGAGGAGGCGGAGACGGTGAGCCAGTTCATCGATTTCGTGGCGTCGGAATCGGATTGCTTCGAGCGCTCGCTGGCCGCCGGCCATGTCACCGGCTCGGCGTGGATCGTGAGTGCGGACGGCACGCAGGTGCTGCTCACCCATCACGCCAAGCTCGATCGCTGGCTGCAACTCGGCGGCCATGCCGATGGCGATTCCGACGTGCTCGCGGTGGCATTGAAGGAAGCCTGCGAGGAATCCGGCCTGAAGGATTTCGAGCCGGTCGGCGAAGGCATCTTCGACCTGGACATCCATCCCATTCCGGCCCGCAAGAGCGACCCGGAACACCTCCACTACGACGTCCGCTACCTGCTGCGCGCCACGGGCAATACCGACTACATCGTCAGTGATGAATCCCACGACCTGCGCTGGGTGCCGCTCAATGACGTGGCGGCGTTGAGTAATGAAGAATCGATGCTGCGGATGGTGAGGAAGTGCGGCTTGCGGCTTCCCTGA